Proteins from a genomic interval of Polaribacter sejongensis:
- a CDS encoding glycoside hydrolase family 31 protein, translating to MIVNTELEQKGNLFPSEIVSYKKDVDTLYFTTKNNVILQLTVVRDSVIRFRYSTTGKFENDFSYGVTIHASRGYYFLDVTEDETHYVVTTSKLICKIEKSSLQVKLFDAVDLKLINEDEIGFHWEESYEYGGDIVKMSKACQRAESFYGLGDKPVDVNLKGKRFENYATDSYAFGKDTDPIYKAIPFYTAIQGDKSYGIFFDNTFKSHFDFAHERRNVASFWAQGGEMNYYFIYGPKMEDVVKNYTDLTGKPHALPPLWALGFHQCKWSYFPESNVKEVTKTFRDLKIPCDAIYLDIDYMDGFRCFTWDKNHFPDPKRMVRELEEDGFKTVVIIDPGIKIDLEYDVFKEALDKDYFCKRADGPYMKGKVWPGECYFPDYTKPEVREWWSGLFKELIEDFGVKGVWNDMNEPAVMDVPNKSFPDDVRHDYDGNPCSHRKAHNIYGTQMARATYHGLKKYAYPKRPFVITRSAYSGAQRYTSTWMGDNVATWEHLAIANNQAQRMAMSGFSFAGSDIGGFAEQPQGELFARWVQLGVFHAFCRVHSSGDHGDQEPWVFGDEVTDIVRKFVELRYQLLPYLYTCFWNYINDGTPILKSLVLYDQEDTATHHRSDEFVYGEQILVCPIQEPNARGRRMYIPRGKWYNFWTNELVVGGKEMWVDADIDSMPIFIKEGAVIPKYPVQQYVDEKQFDEITLDLYYKEGKESSQLYDDAHDGYDYKKGRFSLRTFKVTGKKEELIIQQHKRGDFNAGYSKFNIVFHNLPFTITSIQIDNVETNIDRVISGDTQSILLDKGFTELHLIGK from the coding sequence ATGATTGTTAATACAGAGTTAGAACAAAAAGGAAACTTATTTCCTTCAGAAATAGTGAGCTACAAGAAAGATGTAGACACATTATACTTTACCACAAAGAACAATGTAATTTTACAACTTACTGTAGTAAGAGACAGTGTAATAAGATTTAGATACTCTACAACAGGTAAATTTGAAAACGATTTTTCTTACGGAGTTACTATTCACGCATCTAGAGGGTATTACTTTTTAGACGTAACAGAAGATGAAACTCACTATGTTGTTACAACTTCCAAATTAATCTGTAAAATAGAAAAAAGTAGTTTACAAGTTAAACTTTTTGATGCTGTAGACTTAAAGTTAATAAACGAGGATGAAATTGGATTTCACTGGGAAGAAAGTTATGAGTATGGTGGAGACATCGTAAAAATGAGTAAAGCTTGCCAAAGAGCAGAAAGTTTTTATGGTTTAGGAGATAAACCTGTAGATGTTAACTTAAAAGGAAAACGTTTCGAAAATTACGCTACAGATTCATATGCTTTTGGTAAAGATACAGATCCTATTTATAAAGCAATTCCTTTTTATACGGCTATACAAGGCGATAAATCTTATGGAATTTTCTTTGATAACACATTTAAATCACATTTCGATTTTGCACATGAAAGAAGAAATGTAGCAAGCTTTTGGGCACAAGGTGGTGAAATGAATTATTATTTTATCTACGGGCCAAAAATGGAAGATGTAGTTAAAAATTATACAGATTTAACAGGAAAACCACACGCTTTACCTCCATTATGGGCATTAGGATTTCATCAATGTAAATGGAGTTATTTTCCAGAAAGTAACGTAAAAGAAGTAACAAAAACTTTTAGAGATTTAAAAATACCTTGTGATGCTATCTATTTAGATATTGATTATATGGATGGGTTCCGTTGTTTTACTTGGGATAAAAACCATTTTCCTGATCCTAAAAGAATGGTTAGAGAATTAGAAGAAGACGGTTTTAAAACCGTAGTTATTATAGATCCAGGAATTAAAATAGATTTAGAATACGATGTTTTTAAAGAGGCATTAGATAAAGATTATTTCTGTAAACGTGCCGATGGTCCTTATATGAAAGGTAAAGTTTGGCCTGGTGAATGTTATTTTCCAGATTACACCAAACCAGAAGTAAGAGAATGGTGGTCTGGTTTATTTAAAGAACTAATTGAAGATTTTGGAGTAAAAGGAGTTTGGAATGATATGAACGAGCCTGCAGTAATGGACGTTCCTAACAAATCTTTCCCAGATGATGTTCGTCATGATTATGATGGAAATCCTTGTTCTCATAGAAAAGCACACAATATTTATGGAACTCAAATGGCACGTGCAACATACCATGGTTTAAAGAAATATGCGTATCCGAAGAGACCTTTTGTAATTACAAGATCTGCTTATTCTGGTGCACAAAGATATACTTCTACGTGGATGGGAGATAATGTTGCCACTTGGGAACATTTAGCAATTGCAAATAACCAAGCACAAAGAATGGCAATGTCTGGTTTCTCTTTTGCGGGTTCTGATATTGGTGGATTTGCTGAACAACCACAAGGGGAACTTTTTGCTCGTTGGGTACAATTAGGAGTTTTTCATGCTTTTTGTAGAGTACATTCTTCTGGAGATCATGGAGATCAAGAGCCTTGGGTATTCGGTGATGAAGTTACAGACATTGTAAGAAAGTTTGTGGAACTTAGATACCAATTATTACCTTATTTATATACTTGTTTCTGGAATTATATTAATGACGGAACACCTATTTTGAAATCGTTAGTTTTATACGACCAAGAAGATACCGCTACACACCATAGAAGTGATGAATTTGTTTATGGTGAGCAAATTTTAGTATGCCCAATACAAGAGCCAAATGCTAGAGGAAGAAGAATGTACATTCCTAGAGGTAAATGGTATAACTTCTGGACAAATGAACTTGTAGTTGGAGGAAAAGAAATGTGGGTAGATGCAGACATAGATAGCATGCCTATATTTATTAAAGAAGGTGCAGTGATTCCAAAATACCCTGTACAACAATATGTTGATGAAAAACAATTTGACGAAATTACTTTAGATCTTTATTATAAAGAAGGGAAAGAATCTTCACAATTATACGATGATGCTCATGATGGCTATGATTATAAAAAAGGTAGATTTAGTTTACGAACTTTTAAGGTAACAGGAAAAAAAGAAGAATTAATTATACAACAACATAAACGTGGTGACTTTAACGCAGGTTACAGCAAGTTTAATATTGTGTTCCATAATTTACCTTTTACGATTACTTCTATTCAAATAGATAATGTTGAAACAAATATAGACCGTGTAATTTCTGGAGATACCCAATCTATACTTCTAGATAAAGGATTTACTGAATTACATCTAATAGGAAAATAA
- a CDS encoding DUF983 domain-containing protein — protein sequence MQKYTKLRSIMLKKGTKLYSIFKAKCPRCHEGDFFAHKFTFNPNKVTKLHNNCPNCNLKYMMEPSFFYGAMYVNYGLTVALSVAVFVISSLFFGLSLLQCFAAIVIALLILAPFNLRLSRIIWINMFIHFDKRFKKKQL from the coding sequence TTGCAAAAGTATACAAAATTAAGGTCTATTATGTTGAAAAAGGGTACCAAGTTATATAGTATTTTTAAAGCCAAATGTCCTAGATGTCATGAAGGCGATTTCTTTGCCCATAAATTCACTTTTAATCCCAATAAAGTAACCAAATTACATAACAATTGCCCGAACTGTAATTTAAAATACATGATGGAACCTTCCTTCTTTTACGGAGCTATGTATGTTAATTATGGTTTAACAGTGGCACTTTCTGTTGCTGTATTTGTAATAAGTAGTTTGTTTTTTGGCTTAAGTCTGTTACAATGTTTTGCCGCAATTGTAATCGCATTATTAATTTTAGCACCTTTTAATTTACGCTTATCTAGAATAATATGGATCAATATGTTTATCCATTTTGATAAAAGATTTAAGAAAAAACAATTATAA
- a CDS encoding ABC-F family ATP-binding cassette domain-containing protein, protein MLNVHNLSVSFMGTDLFSGITFKLNKGDRIGLIGKNGAGKSTLLKVLSKDIETSGGTMAFDKDIRMGFLRQDIDFVEGRTILEEAYQAFVEIKEIEIKLDEINEQLATRTDYESEGYTELIHDLTDNTERYELLGGYNYQGDTEKILQGLGFQREDFDKKTDTFSGGWRMRIELAKLLLQNNDILLLDEPTNHLDIESIIWLENFLKGYSGAIVLVSHDKMFLDNVTNRTIEISLGQIYDYKKPYSEFLVLRAEIKEKQLQAQKNQEKEIKQKQHLINKFKAKASKASMAQSLMKQLDKVELIEVDQDDNQAMNVKFAISKEPGKIIVEAEKLCKSYGDKHVLEDVDLLIEKNSKIAFVGQNGQGKSTLAKMMVGEIPFEGILKLGHNVEVGYFAQNQSEELPPEKTVLEIMEDAATDGNRVRVRDMLGSFLFGGDAVDKKAKVLSGGERNRLALCKLLLQPFNVLIMDEPTNHLDIASKTVLKEALRNFNGTLIVVSHDRDFLQGLTETVYGFKDKEIKEYLGDIDYFLEQHKIENLREAEKRTVVKVEKDTSKKEAHQLSRDEEKQLKKLKNKLSNVETEIADLEKEIAKIDLELAQNYDEVSARPNFFEKYKAKKAKLDSVMENWEKIEAEVSNF, encoded by the coding sequence ATGCTAAACGTACACAACTTATCGGTTTCTTTTATGGGAACTGATTTATTTTCAGGAATAACTTTCAAATTAAATAAAGGAGATAGAATTGGTCTTATCGGAAAAAATGGAGCAGGGAAATCTACGCTTTTAAAAGTGCTTTCTAAAGATATAGAAACAAGTGGTGGTACCATGGCTTTTGATAAAGATATTAGAATGGGGTTTTTAAGACAAGATATAGATTTTGTTGAAGGAAGAACTATTTTAGAAGAAGCATACCAAGCGTTTGTTGAAATTAAAGAAATTGAGATAAAACTTGATGAAATTAATGAACAATTAGCGACTAGAACCGATTACGAAAGTGAAGGCTATACAGAATTAATTCACGATCTAACGGATAATACAGAACGTTATGAATTACTTGGTGGTTATAATTACCAAGGTGATACCGAAAAGATTTTACAAGGTTTAGGTTTTCAGAGAGAAGATTTTGACAAGAAAACCGATACTTTTTCTGGAGGTTGGAGAATGCGTATAGAATTGGCAAAATTATTATTACAAAATAATGATATTTTGTTATTAGATGAGCCAACGAATCACTTAGATATTGAATCTATTATTTGGTTAGAAAATTTCTTAAAAGGATATTCTGGTGCTATTGTATTGGTATCGCATGATAAAATGTTTTTAGATAATGTTACCAACAGAACAATAGAGATTTCTTTAGGTCAGATTTACGATTATAAAAAACCATATTCTGAGTTCTTAGTTTTAAGAGCAGAAATTAAAGAAAAGCAATTACAGGCACAGAAAAATCAAGAGAAAGAAATAAAGCAAAAGCAACACTTAATTAATAAGTTTAAGGCAAAGGCGAGTAAAGCATCAATGGCGCAATCTTTAATGAAACAACTTGATAAAGTTGAATTAATTGAGGTTGACCAAGATGATAACCAAGCAATGAATGTTAAGTTTGCTATCTCTAAAGAACCTGGTAAAATTATTGTTGAAGCAGAGAAACTTTGTAAAAGTTATGGAGATAAACATGTTTTAGAAGATGTAGATTTATTAATTGAGAAAAACAGTAAAATTGCCTTTGTTGGTCAGAACGGACAAGGGAAATCTACTTTGGCAAAAATGATGGTTGGAGAAATTCCTTTTGAGGGAATTTTAAAACTGGGTCATAATGTAGAAGTTGGTTATTTTGCTCAGAATCAATCTGAAGAATTACCACCAGAAAAAACAGTATTGGAAATTATGGAAGATGCTGCCACAGACGGTAACAGAGTTCGTGTTAGAGATATGTTAGGTTCTTTCTTATTTGGTGGAGATGCTGTAGATAAAAAGGCAAAAGTACTTTCTGGAGGGGAAAGAAATAGATTGGCATTGTGTAAATTATTATTACAACCATTTAATGTTTTAATAATGGATGAGCCAACCAATCACTTAGACATTGCCTCTAAAACTGTTTTAAAAGAAGCTTTAAGAAACTTTAATGGAACCTTAATTGTAGTATCTCACGATAGAGATTTTTTACAAGGTTTAACGGAAACTGTTTATGGTTTTAAAGACAAAGAAATTAAAGAATATTTAGGAGATATTGACTATTTCTTAGAACAACATAAAATAGAGAATTTAAGAGAAGCAGAAAAAAGAACGGTTGTTAAAGTAGAGAAAGATACTTCTAAAAAAGAAGCACATCAATTATCTAGAGATGAAGAAAAGCAACTAAAGAAGTTAAAGAATAAACTGTCTAATGTAGAAACTGAAATTGCAGATTTAGAAAAAGAAATTGCAAAGATAGATTTAGAATTGGCACAGAATTATGATGAAGTTTCTGCAAGACCAAATTTCTTTGAGAAATACAAAGCTAAAAAAGCAAAATTAGATTCAGTAATGGAAAACTGGGAGAAAATAGAAGCAGAAGTTTCTAATTTTTAA
- the prfA gene encoding peptide chain release factor 1 gives MLDKLRIVKQRYDEVSDLIIQPEIIMDQKRYAQLMKEYKDLGDVVKKGDEYQTLTNNIEEAKEILADGSDAEMNEMAKMEIEEANIRIPQLEDEIKVLLIPKDPEDSKNAVVELRAGAGGDEASIFAGDLFRMYTKYCESRGWKVSTVDYSEGTNGGFKEIQFEVTGNDVYGILKFEAGVHRVQRVPQTETQGRVHTSAATCMVFPEAEEFDVEINPKEVRIDFFCSSGPGGQSVNTTYSAVRLTHIPTGLVAQCQDQKSQHKNKEKAFKVLRSRLYDMELAKKNAEDALKRGSMVSSGDRSAKIRTYNYAQGRVTDHRIGLSLYDLPNIVNGDIQKIIDELMLAENTQKLKGLSDGI, from the coding sequence ATGTTAGATAAATTAAGAATTGTTAAGCAGCGTTATGATGAAGTTTCTGATTTAATTATTCAGCCAGAAATCATCATGGATCAAAAGCGTTATGCGCAATTGATGAAAGAATATAAAGATTTAGGTGATGTTGTTAAAAAGGGAGATGAATATCAAACCTTAACAAACAATATAGAGGAGGCAAAAGAAATACTTGCCGACGGTTCTGATGCCGAAATGAATGAAATGGCTAAGATGGAAATCGAAGAAGCCAATATTAGAATTCCTCAATTAGAAGATGAAATAAAAGTTTTATTAATACCAAAAGATCCTGAAGACTCTAAGAATGCAGTTGTAGAATTGCGTGCAGGTGCGGGTGGAGATGAAGCAAGTATTTTTGCTGGAGATTTATTTAGAATGTACACAAAATATTGTGAAAGTAGAGGCTGGAAAGTTTCTACTGTAGATTATTCTGAAGGTACCAATGGTGGTTTTAAAGAAATTCAGTTCGAAGTTACTGGTAATGATGTTTATGGGATTTTAAAGTTTGAGGCCGGTGTGCATCGTGTACAAAGAGTTCCACAAACAGAAACACAAGGACGTGTGCATACTTCTGCAGCTACTTGTATGGTTTTTCCGGAAGCGGAAGAATTTGATGTTGAAATTAACCCAAAAGAAGTTCGTATTGATTTCTTCTGTTCTTCTGGTCCTGGTGGGCAATCTGTAAATACTACGTATTCTGCAGTGCGTTTAACACACATTCCAACTGGTTTGGTTGCACAATGTCAGGATCAAAAATCGCAACATAAAAATAAAGAAAAAGCATTTAAAGTGTTACGTTCTCGTTTGTATGATATGGAGTTGGCTAAGAAGAATGCAGAAGACGCTTTAAAACGTGGTTCTATGGTTTCTTCTGGTGATAGAAGTGCTAAGATTAGAACTTATAACTATGCACAAGGTAGAGTTACAGACCATAGAATTGGTTTGTCTTTATACGATCTTCCAAATATTGTAAATGGAGATATTCAGAAAATTATTGATGAATTGATGTTAGCTGAAAATACTCAAAAATTAAAAGGATTAAGTGACGGAATATAG
- a CDS encoding amidohydrolase family protein: MKNNFLLTFTFLISSFSLFAQTYITNVTVVDVEKQKLVSNQTIEITNNLISNIRKSNKIKLPKNATIIDGTGKYIAPGLVDAHIHFFQNGGLYTRPDAIDLRKYVSYTEEIALAKSDMENKLKRYLKNGITTLIDVGATYNFLEQRNTFTDKDFAPEIFITGPLLTTYESEVYKNLKHDEPFTLTESIEDGINGVKDQLKYKPDFIKIWYIAGRDGLSIEESARKNLPIVKAVIDEAHKNDLKVAVHATQEITAKLAVENGADFLVHSVKDKILSKDFIQLLKKNKTILSPTLQVSGGYGKTFGQRLQFSNDELLTADPYQLGSLLDLKHLSDTLLVNNYKTRLNKPNRIANLKKADSICSVNLKTLSDAGVLIATGTDAGNIGTLHVSSYIKELELMQKSGMSNWQILEASTINGAKIFDKENEFGSVTIGKKANLILLNKNPIKDIKNLTDIHTVINKGVVFNPNDLLKDTPRDLAQRQLNAYNLRNIEAFLEPYADDVEVYTFPNTLNYKGKENMRKRYAKMFENVTNLHCELTERIVKGNVVIDKEVVQFNDITKEAIAIYRIENNKIKKVYFVRE, translated from the coding sequence ATGAAAAATAATTTTTTATTAACATTCACATTTCTAATTTCTTCTTTTTCACTTTTTGCACAAACCTATATCACCAACGTAACAGTAGTTGATGTAGAAAAACAAAAACTAGTATCTAATCAAACTATAGAAATTACCAACAATTTAATTTCTAACATCAGAAAAAGCAATAAGATAAAACTACCTAAAAACGCAACTATTATTGACGGAACTGGTAAGTATATTGCTCCTGGTTTGGTAGATGCACACATTCATTTTTTTCAAAATGGAGGATTATATACACGACCTGATGCTATTGATTTAAGAAAGTATGTTAGTTATACAGAAGAAATTGCTTTGGCAAAATCTGATATGGAAAACAAATTGAAAAGGTATTTAAAAAACGGAATTACAACTTTAATTGATGTTGGAGCTACCTATAATTTCCTTGAACAGCGTAATACATTTACTGATAAAGATTTTGCTCCAGAAATTTTCATAACAGGTCCTTTATTAACAACTTACGAATCTGAAGTTTACAAGAATTTAAAGCATGATGAGCCTTTTACTTTAACAGAAAGTATTGAAGATGGCATTAACGGCGTTAAAGATCAATTAAAATATAAGCCAGACTTTATTAAAATTTGGTATATAGCAGGTAGAGATGGTTTAAGTATAGAAGAAAGTGCTCGTAAAAACTTACCTATCGTAAAAGCTGTTATTGATGAAGCTCATAAAAACGATTTAAAAGTTGCAGTACATGCAACACAAGAAATTACGGCAAAATTAGCTGTAGAAAATGGGGCAGATTTTTTGGTACATAGTGTAAAGGATAAAATTTTATCAAAAGACTTTATACAATTATTAAAGAAAAACAAAACGATTCTTTCTCCTACATTACAAGTCAGCGGAGGATATGGTAAAACATTTGGACAAAGATTACAGTTTAGCAATGATGAATTGTTAACAGCAGATCCTTATCAATTGGGTTCTTTATTAGATTTAAAACATCTTTCTGACACTTTATTGGTAAATAATTATAAAACACGTTTAAATAAACCCAATAGAATTGCCAACTTAAAAAAAGCAGATTCTATTTGTAGTGTAAATCTTAAAACACTTTCTGATGCTGGTGTATTAATTGCAACTGGTACAGATGCTGGTAATATTGGTACTTTACATGTTTCTTCTTATATAAAAGAGCTAGAATTAATGCAAAAAAGTGGCATGAGTAATTGGCAAATACTTGAAGCTTCTACAATAAATGGCGCTAAAATTTTTGATAAAGAGAATGAATTTGGAAGTGTTACCATTGGTAAAAAAGCAAATCTTATTCTTTTAAATAAAAATCCTATAAAAGATATAAAAAACCTAACTGATATACATACTGTTATTAATAAAGGTGTTGTTTTTAATCCGAATGACTTATTAAAAGATACTCCCAGAGATTTAGCACAAAGACAATTAAATGCTTACAATCTTAGAAATATAGAAGCTTTTTTAGAACCTTATGCAGATGATGTAGAAGTGTATACTTTTCCGAATACGTTAAACTATAAAGGAAAAGAAAATATGAGAAAGAGGTATGCAAAAATGTTTGAGAATGTTACCAATTTACATTGCGAATTAACAGAAAGAATTGTAAAAGGTAATGTTGTTATAGATAAAGAAGTTGTACAATTTAATGATATAACAAAAGAAGCAATAGCTATTTATCGTATTGAAAATAATAAAATTAAAAAAGTTTACTTTGTAAGAGAGTAA
- the gldN gene encoding gliding motility protein GldN, with the protein MFKNCLVLFFGLMISSSINAQIGLLNAKTVDQIGKKNEQQIAADNDAPLAYGYVDDRDVLWSKVVWEFVDLNQKINLPYYFPIDNSNVSSNRRSLFDTLIKGIKEGNIDEVYSDSFFTSKITQNEIDSRMSSVRESNGYSDTIRLQSQDVEGYMMKGMWYFDKRQGELKYRLLAIAPMGKDVQTLGLGLDGGNEEELYELFWVFYPSARDVLHDAKVFNPKNASQPISFDHMLNARRFSSTIVREENIYGDRAISDYVRGNSLFQLLEANKIKEGIRNREMDMWNY; encoded by the coding sequence ATGTTTAAAAATTGTTTAGTATTATTTTTCGGTTTGATGATTAGTAGTTCAATAAACGCACAAATAGGTTTATTAAACGCTAAAACAGTAGATCAAATAGGAAAGAAAAACGAGCAACAAATTGCAGCAGATAACGATGCTCCTTTAGCCTACGGATATGTAGATGATAGAGATGTATTATGGTCTAAAGTAGTTTGGGAATTTGTAGATCTAAATCAAAAAATAAATTTACCCTATTATTTTCCTATCGATAACTCAAATGTTTCTTCTAACAGAAGATCTTTATTTGATACTTTAATTAAAGGAATCAAAGAAGGTAATATAGATGAAGTATATTCAGACTCTTTCTTTACGTCTAAGATTACTCAGAATGAAATAGATTCTAGAATGTCTAGTGTAAGAGAATCAAATGGATATAGTGATACTATTAGACTTCAATCTCAGGATGTAGAAGGGTATATGATGAAGGGAATGTGGTATTTTGATAAACGTCAAGGAGAATTAAAATACAGATTGTTAGCAATTGCACCAATGGGTAAAGATGTACAGACTTTAGGTTTGGGACTTGATGGTGGGAATGAAGAAGAATTGTATGAGTTGTTTTGGGTGTTTTATCCATCTGCAAGAGATGTTTTACACGATGCAAAAGTCTTCAATCCAAAAAATGCATCACAACCAATTTCTTTTGACCATATGTTAAATGCAAGACGATTTAGCAGTACCATTGTTAGAGAAGAAAACATTTATGGCGATAGAGCAATTTCAGATTACGTTAGAGGAAATTCTTTATTCCAGTTATTAGAAGCTAATAAAATTAAAGAAGGTATTAGAAATAGAGAAATGGATATGTGGAATTACTAA
- a CDS encoding NAD(P)/FAD-dependent oxidoreductase: protein MKVDYIIVGLGLAGLAFAEELIAAKKSFVVFEDDSQTSSLVAGGVYNPVILKRFTPVWNAKEQLDVALPFYKRLEEKLNITIDQKFVIKKSFKSVEDQNNWFGALDKPKLTDYLDPKLDPNSYNGVLADFSFGNVNETGRIDTEKLINAYRAYLESENFIRFEQFKHEELKIEEDSLMYKDIEASKIVFCEGFGVVENPYFNYLPINEAKGELLTIHAPELNIDFLLKSTLFVMPLGDNTYKVGATFNWTDKTSDPSEEGKEELVEKLKKVLNVPYTIVSQSAGIRPTVSGRRPLVGIHPDYAQLIVLNGLGTRGVMIAPTVAKNLFNHIYNDESLDEEIDIVRFKHLKDKRK from the coding sequence ATGAAAGTAGATTATATAATAGTTGGTTTAGGATTAGCAGGTTTGGCTTTTGCAGAAGAATTAATTGCAGCAAAAAAATCATTTGTTGTTTTTGAAGATGACTCCCAAACTTCATCATTAGTTGCCGGAGGCGTTTACAATCCTGTAATTTTAAAACGTTTTACACCTGTTTGGAACGCAAAAGAACAATTAGATGTTGCGCTTCCTTTTTATAAAAGGTTAGAAGAAAAACTAAACATTACTATAGACCAAAAATTTGTAATTAAGAAATCTTTTAAATCTGTAGAAGATCAAAATAATTGGTTTGGTGCTTTAGATAAGCCAAAGTTGACCGATTATTTAGATCCTAAATTAGATCCTAATTCTTATAACGGAGTTTTAGCTGATTTTAGTTTCGGAAACGTAAATGAAACAGGTAGAATAGATACAGAAAAATTAATAAATGCTTACAGAGCATATTTAGAATCTGAAAACTTCATTCGTTTTGAACAATTTAAACACGAAGAATTAAAGATCGAAGAAGATTCTTTAATGTATAAAGATATTGAAGCTTCTAAAATTGTTTTTTGTGAAGGTTTTGGAGTGGTAGAAAATCCGTATTTTAATTATTTACCAATAAATGAAGCAAAAGGAGAACTATTAACTATTCATGCTCCGGAATTAAATATCGACTTTTTATTAAAATCCACACTTTTTGTAATGCCTTTGGGTGACAATACGTATAAAGTAGGAGCAACGTTTAATTGGACAGATAAAACATCTGATCCTTCTGAAGAAGGAAAAGAAGAATTGGTAGAAAAGTTAAAGAAAGTACTAAATGTTCCTTACACCATCGTTTCGCAATCTGCAGGAATAAGACCTACGGTTTCTGGCAGAAGACCTTTGGTTGGTATTCATCCAGATTATGCGCAATTAATTGTTTTAAATGGATTAGGAACACGAGGAGTAATGATTGCACCTACGGTTGCTAAAAATCTATTCAACCATATTTATAATGATGAATCTTTGGATGAAGAAATAGATATTGTTCGTTTTAAACATTTGAAGGATAAAAGAAAGTAA